In Candidatus Defluviibacterium haderslevense, the following are encoded in one genomic region:
- a CDS encoding T9SS type A sorting domain-containing protein, translating to MCTVNSLAWIPKSILYFSSLRTVLSLWIIVISMFQVQDGSCARSNSNSLAVTVMAPADMTISIKNVGKCDTIINLPPAAFNISPACIPLIAAQTKTVFGTLNTNGGPIHFYTGVYYVIYTLTDNCYMVGSDTMKITIFDATPPNVVCASEQTINLNNIGEGILPAKILDAGSTDDCNHVYFKAKRMSSPNGYTCTLQKNPNYKFDDEVLFCCRDIRSGPIRVILRVYDVFPGDGPVGDSLYLGHFRDCMVLVNAADKLGPTLTCPLNSTVSCGVDIDSIFRKQKPLVFDNCYTIQLDSTINWNTNACGSGTVSRSYTATDSAGLSNTCTQTITVLGNSHFDGTDTAQLKWPAHTTVFACRVNLNAINGGSPQIFEDECDQVLVRKTDEKFDFNRGGVCLKLLRHWEVINYCKYNAALKPNPNIPSNGYYSYTQEIKIMDTISPVIQGLRDTIIKSLADNCGESFIGLPNITATDCGTQSGISFQYRIDFFSNGTIDRSGTGKNASGMMPMGSHLLYLEATDSCHNTGILKVNLTIKDGKLPKAEVIYGLSTSLTQMSAGIMVMVNARLLNNFSSDNCTSSDKLKFSYSTNINDTIKIFTCDEIGQNFVNIYVWDECGNYSIATTYIVVDDIDHLCPNNFQNFTVNGFIKTYAGIEIEDVSVAMVDPLHKEISPTNEKGEYVFKNLKSSISILLNPSCNINYLSGVTTADITKIQQHILGIKTITNSYDLIAADVDQNGKISARDIIILRNLILGKINELPENNSYLFIHKAYQFTNPLDPFDEYRQHRNIIIDQLESDHKIDFVAIKLGDINQSLTKHNIIQSEQTVNLIYTIENNHIVIRSKVKSNLQSLQLRFNLDQHCNVLEEIDAPFIKNIWTTDYYHITKSNVVTISFNVTDPICVYPGDILFDIPLHTPTYFCDKSIFLDQEFYSEWIDDRQITSSIQIQLDSKPENYVSSIMELLEAGPNPCLEDYHLTLRCNQESNVNLAIRDLTGHDILTDKYSLNSGVHKLKIPKTNFKIPGVYFLNLKSEKYNRTIKIIIPN from the coding sequence ATGTGCACTGTAAACTCTTTAGCCTGGATTCCCAAGTCCATACTATATTTTTCTTCCCTTAGGACTGTCCTGAGTCTGTGGATCATAGTCATATCTATGTTTCAAGTTCAGGATGGTTCTTGTGCACGTTCTAATTCAAATTCTCTAGCAGTAACAGTTATGGCACCTGCAGATATGACCATATCAATAAAGAATGTTGGAAAGTGCGATACCATAATTAATCTACCACCAGCTGCATTTAACATATCACCAGCTTGTATTCCGTTAATAGCAGCACAAACCAAGACGGTTTTTGGAACTTTAAACACTAATGGTGGACCCATTCATTTTTATACCGGTGTTTATTATGTGATTTACACATTGACAGATAATTGTTATATGGTTGGATCAGATACTATGAAAATAACCATATTTGATGCAACACCACCTAACGTAGTTTGCGCTTCTGAGCAAACAATAAATTTAAACAATATTGGAGAAGGGATTTTGCCAGCGAAAATTTTAGATGCTGGATCTACTGATGATTGCAATCATGTTTATTTTAAAGCAAAACGTATGAGTAGTCCAAATGGATATACTTGCACACTTCAGAAAAATCCAAACTATAAATTTGATGATGAAGTACTTTTTTGTTGTAGAGATATCAGATCTGGACCAATAAGGGTTATATTACGAGTGTATGATGTATTTCCTGGTGATGGGCCAGTAGGTGATTCATTATATCTAGGTCATTTTAGAGATTGTATGGTGTTAGTTAATGCAGCAGATAAATTGGGCCCAACTTTAACGTGCCCATTAAATTCTACTGTAAGTTGTGGTGTTGATATCGATAGTATTTTTAGAAAGCAAAAGCCGTTGGTTTTTGATAATTGTTATACAATACAATTAGATTCAACGATTAATTGGAACACTAACGCTTGCGGCTCAGGAACGGTTTCAAGATCATATACAGCCACTGATTCAGCAGGACTTTCTAATACATGTACACAAACGATAACTGTATTAGGTAATAGCCATTTTGATGGTACTGACACAGCGCAACTTAAATGGCCCGCCCATACAACAGTGTTTGCATGTAGAGTTAATTTGAATGCAATAAACGGGGGATCACCACAAATATTTGAGGATGAGTGTGATCAGGTTTTAGTACGAAAAACAGATGAAAAATTTGATTTCAATAGAGGTGGAGTTTGTTTAAAACTACTGAGACATTGGGAAGTTATAAATTATTGTAAATATAATGCGGCATTAAAACCAAATCCGAATATTCCTTCAAATGGGTATTACAGTTATACTCAAGAGATTAAGATAATGGATACCATATCACCCGTAATTCAAGGATTGCGTGACACCATAATTAAATCTCTTGCGGATAATTGTGGCGAATCTTTCATTGGGTTACCAAATATTACAGCTACAGATTGCGGCACACAATCGGGAATTTCATTTCAATATAGAATCGATTTTTTTTCAAATGGGACTATAGACAGATCAGGTACTGGAAAAAATGCAAGTGGAATGATGCCTATGGGCTCACATTTATTGTATTTGGAGGCTACGGATTCATGCCATAATACTGGAATTCTAAAAGTCAATTTAACCATTAAAGATGGTAAATTACCTAAAGCAGAAGTCATATATGGTTTGAGTACATCACTAACCCAAATGTCAGCAGGTATCATGGTAATGGTTAATGCTCGTTTACTTAATAACTTTAGTTCTGATAATTGCACGTCTTCCGATAAATTGAAGTTTTCATATTCTACCAATATTAATGATACCATAAAAATATTTACATGTGATGAAATCGGGCAGAATTTTGTCAACATTTATGTTTGGGATGAATGTGGAAATTATAGTATAGCAACAACTTATATTGTAGTAGATGATATCGATCATTTGTGTCCAAACAATTTTCAGAATTTTACAGTCAATGGGTTTATTAAAACCTATGCGGGAATTGAAATTGAAGATGTAAGTGTAGCAATGGTTGATCCATTACATAAAGAAATTTCACCAACCAACGAAAAAGGTGAATATGTATTCAAAAATTTGAAATCTAGTATATCAATATTGCTAAATCCATCATGTAATATCAACTATCTTTCTGGAGTTACCACAGCAGATATTACTAAAATCCAACAACATATTCTTGGGATTAAAACCATAACGAATTCATATGATTTGATTGCTGCTGACGTAGATCAGAATGGTAAAATTTCTGCTCGCGATATTATCATTTTAAGAAATTTAATTCTTGGTAAAATCAATGAATTGCCTGAGAATAATTCATATCTTTTTATTCATAAGGCATATCAATTTACAAATCCTTTGGATCCCTTTGATGAATATCGCCAGCATAGAAATATTATTATTGATCAATTGGAATCAGATCATAAGATAGATTTTGTTGCAATTAAATTAGGAGATATAAACCAATCATTAACTAAACACAATATCATACAATCGGAACAAACTGTAAATCTTATTTATACAATAGAAAACAATCATATAGTTATTAGATCAAAAGTAAAATCCAATCTGCAATCATTACAACTTAGATTTAATTTAGATCAACATTGCAACGTGTTGGAAGAAATTGATGCGCCATTTATAAAAAATATTTGGACAACGGATTATTACCATATTACAAAAAGCAATGTTGTTACCATTTCATTTAATGTAACCGATCCAATTTGTGTATATCCAGGTGATATATTATTTGACATACCACTACATACACCAACTTACTTTTGTGATAAGTCCATATTTTTGGATCAGGAATTTTATTCTGAATGGATCGATGATCGTCAAATAACTTCAAGTATTCAGATACAATTAGATTCAAAACCTGAAAATTACGTATCCAGTATAATGGAATTATTAGAAGCGGGACCAAATCCTTGTCTCGAAGATTATCATTTAACTTTGAGATGTAATCAAGAATCTAATGTTAATTTAGCAATACGTGATTTAACCGGACATGATATATTGACAGATAAATATAGCTTAAATTCAGGAGTACATAAACTTAAAATTCCAAAAACAAATTTCAAAATACCAGGAGTGTACTTTTTAAATCTTAAGTCTGAAAAATACAACCGCACAATAAAAATAATCATCCCTAATTAA